From the Macaca nemestrina isolate mMacNem1 chromosome 7, mMacNem.hap1, whole genome shotgun sequence genome, one window contains:
- the LOC105491008 gene encoding glycine amidinotransferase, mitochondrial isoform X2 produces MNSYNSLGRTLTGWVQRTFQSTQAATASSRNSFAADDKATEPLPKDCPVSSYNEWDPLEEVIVGRAENACVPPFTIEVKANTYEKYWPFYQKHGGHYFPKDHLKKAVTEIEEMCNILKMEGVTVRRPDPIDWSLKYKTPDFESTGLYSAMPRDILIVVGNEIIEAPMAWRSRFFEYRAYRSIIKDYFHRGAKWTTAPKPTMADELYDRDYPIHSVEDRHKLAAQGKFVTTEFEPCFDAADFIRAGKDIFAQRSQVTNYLGIEWMRRHLAPDYRVHIISFKDPNPMHIDATFNIIGPGTVLSNPDRPCHQIDLFKKAGWTIITPPTPIIPDDHPLWMSSKWLSMNVLMLDEKRVMVDANEVPTQKMFEKLGITTIKVNIRNANSLGGGFHCWTCDVRRRGTLQSYLD; encoded by the exons ATGAATAGTTACAACTCT CTTGGACGAACCTTGACGGGATGGGTGCAGCGAACTTTCCAGAGCACCCAGGCAGCTACGGCTTCCTCCCGGAACTCCTTTGCAGCTGACGACAAGGCCACTGAACCTCTGCCCAAGGACTGCCCTGTCTCTTCTTACAACGAATGGGACCCCTTAGAGGAAGTGATAGTGGGCAGAGCAGAAAATGCCTGTGTTCCGCCGTTCACCATCGAGGTGAAG GCCAACACATATGAAAAGTACTGGCCATTTTACCAGAAGCATGGAGGGCATTATTTTCCCAAAGATCATTTGAAAAAGGCTGTTACTGAAATTGAAGAAatgtgcaatattttaaaaatggaaggagTGACAGTGAGGAGGCCTGACCCCATTGACTGGTCATTGAAGTATAAAACTCCTGATTTTGAGTCTACGG GTTTATACAGTGCAATGCCTCGAGACATCCTGATAGTTGTGGGCAATGAGATTATCGAGGCTCCCATGGCATGGCGTTCACGCTTCTTTGAGTACCGAGCCTACAGGTCAATTATCAAAGACTACTTCCACCGTGGCGCCAAGTGGACAACAGCTCCTAAGCCCACAATGGCTGATGAGCTTTATGACCGG GATTATCCCATCCACTCTGTAGAAGACAGACACAAATTGGCTGCTCAGGGAAAATTTGTGACAACTGAGTTTGAGCCATGCTTTGATGCTGCTGACTTCATTCGAGCTGGAAAAGATATTTTTGCACAGAGAAGCCAG gtTACAAACTACCTAGGCATTGAATGGATGCGTAGGCATCTTGCTCCAGATTACAGAGTACATATCATCTCCTTTAAAGATCCCAATCCCATGCATATTGATGCTACCTTCAACATCATTGGACCTGGTACTGTGCTTTCCAACCCTGACCGACCATGTCACCAG ATTGATCTTTTCAAGAAAGCAGGATGGACTATCATTACTCCTCCAACACCAATCATCCCAGACG aTCATCCACTCTGGATGTCATCCAAATGGCTTTCCATGAATGTCTTAATGCTAGATGAAAAACGTGTTATGGTGGATGCCAATGAAGTTCCAACTCAGAAGATGTTTGAAAAGCTGG GTATCACTACCATTAAAGTTAACATTCGTAATGCCAATTCCCTGGGAGGAGGCTTCCACTGCTGGACCTGCGATGTCCGGCGCCGAGGCACCCTGCAGTCCTACTTGGACTGA
- the LOC105491008 gene encoding glycine amidinotransferase, mitochondrial isoform X1, with amino-acid sequence MLRVRCLRGGSRGAEAVHYIGSRLGRTLTGWVQRTFQSTQAATASSRNSFAADDKATEPLPKDCPVSSYNEWDPLEEVIVGRAENACVPPFTIEVKANTYEKYWPFYQKHGGHYFPKDHLKKAVTEIEEMCNILKMEGVTVRRPDPIDWSLKYKTPDFESTGLYSAMPRDILIVVGNEIIEAPMAWRSRFFEYRAYRSIIKDYFHRGAKWTTAPKPTMADELYDRDYPIHSVEDRHKLAAQGKFVTTEFEPCFDAADFIRAGKDIFAQRSQVTNYLGIEWMRRHLAPDYRVHIISFKDPNPMHIDATFNIIGPGTVLSNPDRPCHQIDLFKKAGWTIITPPTPIIPDDHPLWMSSKWLSMNVLMLDEKRVMVDANEVPTQKMFEKLGITTIKVNIRNANSLGGGFHCWTCDVRRRGTLQSYLD; translated from the exons ATGCTGCGGGTGCGGTGTCTGCGCGGCGGGAGCCGCGGCGCCGAGGCGGTGCACTACATCGGGTCTCGG CTTGGACGAACCTTGACGGGATGGGTGCAGCGAACTTTCCAGAGCACCCAGGCAGCTACGGCTTCCTCCCGGAACTCCTTTGCAGCTGACGACAAGGCCACTGAACCTCTGCCCAAGGACTGCCCTGTCTCTTCTTACAACGAATGGGACCCCTTAGAGGAAGTGATAGTGGGCAGAGCAGAAAATGCCTGTGTTCCGCCGTTCACCATCGAGGTGAAG GCCAACACATATGAAAAGTACTGGCCATTTTACCAGAAGCATGGAGGGCATTATTTTCCCAAAGATCATTTGAAAAAGGCTGTTACTGAAATTGAAGAAatgtgcaatattttaaaaatggaaggagTGACAGTGAGGAGGCCTGACCCCATTGACTGGTCATTGAAGTATAAAACTCCTGATTTTGAGTCTACGG GTTTATACAGTGCAATGCCTCGAGACATCCTGATAGTTGTGGGCAATGAGATTATCGAGGCTCCCATGGCATGGCGTTCACGCTTCTTTGAGTACCGAGCCTACAGGTCAATTATCAAAGACTACTTCCACCGTGGCGCCAAGTGGACAACAGCTCCTAAGCCCACAATGGCTGATGAGCTTTATGACCGG GATTATCCCATCCACTCTGTAGAAGACAGACACAAATTGGCTGCTCAGGGAAAATTTGTGACAACTGAGTTTGAGCCATGCTTTGATGCTGCTGACTTCATTCGAGCTGGAAAAGATATTTTTGCACAGAGAAGCCAG gtTACAAACTACCTAGGCATTGAATGGATGCGTAGGCATCTTGCTCCAGATTACAGAGTACATATCATCTCCTTTAAAGATCCCAATCCCATGCATATTGATGCTACCTTCAACATCATTGGACCTGGTACTGTGCTTTCCAACCCTGACCGACCATGTCACCAG ATTGATCTTTTCAAGAAAGCAGGATGGACTATCATTACTCCTCCAACACCAATCATCCCAGACG aTCATCCACTCTGGATGTCATCCAAATGGCTTTCCATGAATGTCTTAATGCTAGATGAAAAACGTGTTATGGTGGATGCCAATGAAGTTCCAACTCAGAAGATGTTTGAAAAGCTGG GTATCACTACCATTAAAGTTAACATTCGTAATGCCAATTCCCTGGGAGGAGGCTTCCACTGCTGGACCTGCGATGTCCGGCGCCGAGGCACCCTGCAGTCCTACTTGGACTGA